Proteins from one Triticum aestivum cultivar Chinese Spring chromosome 7A, IWGSC CS RefSeq v2.1, whole genome shotgun sequence genomic window:
- the LOC123153261 gene encoding LOB domain-containing protein 18-like produces MSGSSTSASVSVGGRPSGCSGGPCGACKFLRRKCADDCIFAPYFDSEQGVEHFTAVHKVFGASNVSKILNQAPPHKRLDAAITVCYEAKARLRDPIYGCVGDIFALQQRVANLQAEVAFLQAHLTTPQQPSPPPFPSPPYIPMTTEFSISELASLSNVPNTVELSSLFDPSMQWAFQQQHQQPYGQTGEGSAGRGNTNSNGDDLQALARELLDRRSTGLTPQQPSNTQF; encoded by the exons ATGAGTGGGTCATCGACCAGTGCAAGCGTCAGTGTTGGCGGCAGGCCGAGTGGTTGTAGTGGAGGGCCGTGCGGGGCATGCAAGTTCCTGCGACGCAAGTGCGCGGATGATTGCATCTTTGCACCTTATTTCGACTCAGAGCAAGGGGTGGAGCACTTCACCGCGGTGCACAAGGTGTTCGGTGCCAGCAATGTTTCCAAGATCCTTAATCAAGCCCCTCCCCACAAGCGCCTTGATGCTGCCATCACTGTATGTTATGAGGCAAAGGCGCGTCTTCGTGACCCTATCTACGGCTGTGTCGGTGACATCTTCGCCCTCCAACAACGG GTAGCGAACCTCCAGGCCGAAGTCGCCTTCCTACAGGCCCACCTCACGACACCGCAACAGCCTTCACCGCCTCCTTTTCCGTCCCCGCCGTACATACCCATGACCACTGAGTTCTCCATTTCTGAACTGGCGTCATTATCCAATGTCCCGAACACCGTTGAACTATCTTCGTTGTTCGACCCGTCGATGCAGTGGGCCttccaacagcaacaccaacaaccATATGGCCAGACAGGGGAAGGCTCTGCTGGTAGAGGCAACACCAACTCCAATGGCGATGACTTGCAAGCCCTGGCTAGGGAGCTCTTGGATCGACGGTCGACAGGATTGACACCCCAGCAACCATCGAACACACAGTTTTGA